A genomic window from Leishmania panamensis strain MHOM/PA/94/PSC-1 chromosome 5 sequence includes:
- a CDS encoding hypothetical protein (TriTrypDB/GeneDB-style sysID: LpmP.05.0620) → MASTLPQEKKWKPTKTTAGAAPHRRGGGGGGSGLGDGGTGQMREDPHHTWNQQLMEACLACDAAVVRKLIECGADPVNAREVPPPSYYTGPIIQQLQRPSSSEAGWQSALPAIDQRREVSPLREQSSCNSSSPTPVAAAAPDSLPPLVAMLLSGLNTPAALEVMKLLIQHGASVNDTFSFSTTPLAAAGPGMDASEDERGGVAAGGTVANGSSGRGRRSRSVSADSKGKQPSGKSRPSAIGAPPTVAPGAAAFAAVAGAGGAVMNPPEAPKHEERTVVGSVLHYVVAHCDHAQLMRLLLLATTAINFAADTSATLPSLPLHLQQQRTMDEAGGDGSPSLLQPSFPAPLPYSLLPAVEAETLVGVMRLLHQQHSGGAADAAGPNGSPSLAVTPGTSQPRKSRNASNAAALLRSTGTAAAAPPATAPPSAQAGGPMSAASLVSPSAAEAVLTALHQALLQRQTSTGGYRGLPILMSVYPQQQQKKEEGHADAADAAATDSAATAGVVSPAVAAAATPHNWWSLTSLCDVTGAVSADDLHQRTHLNLDLLDTCGRSAATIALERGDAVSVRLLSFYGAHVPFGGPVNASQTRLARACSNGDVARVEALLRQGDTITQLSADGRYTLVHYAAAQPSVLQVLGEHGLSMDFENSFGESALVSLLRHGTARNDPRYVQTLLALAAAVRSASTDGAMNTATTNLVNSMSSTTSANAVHFAQLSGAMQRNMILCPPVPLAALTSAGGATSGAAAAHLRVVSNSMSHGSAAQSANTNSGGSNVACQPFLGGCEVGTWWSFLPQTATTADVLDTLLRAGAVMQGFVPDEELDLPYVLFAEWQASIGAGGGGGGGSASTANGDDEAEDDGDDEAEDDGAGDGGMDGSGDAHGEDDYRSDDEDSSGADAGSNKVSRRSLSVSAATVTPASVRRDCSKRRQQRLAPVPARLPMRLTPLQHAIFDYHPELIRRLLVDYRVDPMHRDSQGATAVHYAVLCTHAQSVLELLLSPQVLVSSSIGNNKGRLSNNTGPDAFTTAATALPATHIDLNAIDMAGRTPLFYAAYVGNTTAVQRLIRFGGATLLCGKADKDGYTPLHIAVRQRHADIVELLIRHSNQLLGSAAGGGRGQPRDIFAELLASTNGGGGSTGRSLRGGTRRGSHHSPTTSSHGAGRSSSADPAGIAKLELLVNVEAEESATHMTALEMAIKAWQPTSSASLSEAEELQKGQLLRIASVLLAEAQASPLRPSGLANGGALLHRAVADGAVEMAELLLSHYADPNEANDVNETPLFLALRLAAPRVSSAEQAQQHRHRRTSLVRVLLQYGATPYAQSSANLQTPMHLAASSLGDADEILQLLFYSTPEAGGSSVAARRRRHEQQRHHRAPSNAANGTDGTSRGESYSLGGGGGGMEGSSSARRRHSGSGVGSIAGRKGLLERRAQQRRASPSSSLPGRAANASPASRRKQWRAAALSDNEHSEGLADLDGLADDQASLANSSFGYRDARNSSVTSVEQGNSDQSLRGTVGVLAPATRGGADEDVPQEEYEQFLQRLAQWQCADHLLEPEKCWLLTDAQGQTPLHVLCSRSSRALQYSSAVVKLLDDLQAVTRTNSVITAAAAGVFDGVLDDDHVLALCWRLPDAHGRTPLHIAAQSGFVEAIERILQQAPQCALAVDMQGRTPLHACVLMAASTTTPTAVTAGASGDDDDDVGDDHITQHKASKEDVAERATQLRRTLSLLRGVITADNNAAAGATKLPLQLQGAPLRRAAGDIMPSLSMKATTTRCTTGRNAAASHSSAQRVVASLVQPSSITAQLQRWQQSRHWGCPALAMKGIGTGMSTASRDGSAAAAAPASRYLQSSGGASTLSSATSEWKAYAQLPDGQGRTALLLAAEVGNVSAARELLKIL, encoded by the coding sequence ATGGCCTCAACACTGCCACAGGAAAAGAAGTGGAAGCCCACCAAGACCACGGCGGGAGCAGCGCCCCACCgcaggggtggtggcggcggcgggagTGGCTTAGGAGATGGCGGCACTGGGCAGATGCGCGAAGATCCTCACCATACATGGAACCAGCAGCTCATGGAAGCCTGTCTCGCCTGCGATGCGGCAGTAGTGCGAAAACTGATCGAGTGCggcgccgacccagtcaaTGCACGCGAGGTGCCGCCCCCGAGCTACTACACTGGCCCCATCattcagcagctccagcggccATCCTCATCTGAGGCCGGGTGGCAATCGGCACTGCCCGCCATTGACCAGCGTCGTGAAGTCTCACCACTGCGGGAGCAGAGCTCGTGCAACAGCTCATCGCCGACGCCTgttgcagcggcagccccaGACAGCCTCCCACCACTGGTGGCGATGCTGCTCTCCGGTCTTAATacgccagctgcgctggaggTGATGAAGTTACTCATTCAACACGGTGCAAGCGTCAACGACACCTTCTCGTTCTCCACAACtcccctcgctgctgcagggccCGGCATGGATGCAAGCGAAGACGAGAGGggtggcgtcgccgctggcGGAACGGTGGcgaacggcagcagcggacgcgGCAGAAGAAGCCGCTCCGTCAGCGCGGACTCGAAAGGCAAACAGCCTAGTGGGAAGTCGAGGCCGTCGGCGATTGGCGCGCCCCCTACGGTGGCACCAGGTGCGGCTGCgttcgccgccgtcgccgggGCAGGCGGTGCCGTCATGAACCCGCCCGAGGCCCCAAAGCACGAGGAGCGCACCGTCGTTGGCTCGGTCTTGCACTACGTCGTCGCCCACTGCGACCACGCGCAGCtcatgcggctgctgctccttgccaccaccgccatcaacTTCGCCGCGGACACATCGGCAACTTTGCCATCGCTACcgctgcacctgcagcaACAGAGGACGATGGACGAggctggtggcgacggctCCCCATCGTTGCTGCAGCCCTCGTTTCCCGCTCCGCTTCCATACTCCCTCTTGCCAgccgtggaggcggagacgCTCGTTGGGGtcatgcggctgctgcaccagcagcactccggcggcgcagcagacgccGCCGGCCCGAATGGCTCGCCATCTCTGGCAGTCACCCCAGGTACATCGCAGCCGCGCAAGAGCCGAAACGCGagcaacgctgctgcactacTCCGCTCAACcggcaccgcggcagcagcgccgccagccaCAGCACCCCCTTCAGCACAGGCAGGTGGCCCTATGAGCGCCGCCAGCCTTGTGTCGCCAtccgcagcggaggcggtgctgacgGCTCTCCATCAAGCCCTACTGCAACGCCAGACGAGCACTGGCGGCTACCGCGGCCTACCGATCCTCATGAGCGTGTACccgcaacaacagcagaagaaggaggaaggccacgccgacgccgccgacgcggcggccacagacagcgccgccacagcaggtGTCGTGTCAccggctgtcgctgccgcggccacTCCACACAACTGGTGGAGTCTGACCAGCCTGTGCGATGTCACGGGTGCGGTCTCTGCTGACGACCTTCACCAGCGCACCCATCTCAACCTCGATCTTCTCGACACGTGTGGCCGCTCGGCCGCGACGATCGCCCTCGAGCGTGGCGACGCGGTCTCggtgcgcctcctctccttctatGGTGCGCACGTGCCCTTTGGTGGGCCGGTAAACGCCTCACAGACACGCCTagcgcgcgcctgcagcaacGGCGATGTCGCCCGCGTTGAGGCTCTGCTCCGCCAGGGCGACACCATCACGCAGCTCTCGGCGGATGGCCGCTACACGCTTGTGCActacgccgccgcgcagccaAGCGTCCTGCAGGTGTTGGGCGAACATGGGCTGTCGATGGACTTCGAGAACTCCTTTGGAGAGTCGGCGCTGgtgtcactgctgcggcaTGGCACGGCGCGGAACGACCCGCGGTACGTGCAGACCCTGCTggccctcgccgctgccgtgcgcaGTGCTTCGACAGATGGGGCGATGAACACCGCCACGACGAACCTTGTGAACAgcatgagcagcaccacctcagcCAACGCTGTCCACTTTGCACAGCTATCAGGGGCAATGCAGCGCAACATGATCCTGTGCCCACCGGTGCCATTGGCCGCGCTCACcagtgcaggcggcgcaacgtcgggcgcggcggcagcgcatctCCGCGTCGTAAGCAACAGCATGAGCCACGGCTCGGCCGCGCAATCGGCGAACaccaacagcggcggcagcaacgtggCGTGTCAACCCTTCTTGGGAGGTTGCGAGGTCGGTACGTGGTGGTCATTCCTGCCAcagacagcgacgacggccgACGTGCtggacacgctgctgcgtgcgggTGCAGTGATGCAGGGCTTTGTGCCGGACGAGGAGCTGGACTTGCCCTACGTCCTGTTCGCGGAGTGGCAGGCGTCCATCGGCGcagggggcggcggtggcggcgggtcCGCGTCAACGGCCAACGGggacgacgaggccgaggacgacggggacgacgaggccgaggacgacggggccggcgacggcggcatgGACGGAAGCGGCGATGCACACGGCGAGGACGACTACCGGAGtgacgacgaggacagcAGTGGGGCCGACGCCGGCTCCAATAAGGTGAGCCGCAGGTCACTTTCCGTCTCTGCGGCTACGGTCACGCCAGCCTCGGTGCGACGTGATTGTAGtaagcgacggcagcagcgtctcgcTCCGGTGCCGGCACGACTGCCGATGCGCCTCACTCCCCTTCAACACGCTATCTTCGACTACCACCCGGAACTGATTCGCCGGCTGCTGGTCGACTACCGCGTTGACCCCATGCACCGCGACTCGCAAGGTGCGACAGCGGTGCACTATGCTGTCCTctgtacacacgcacaatcggtgctggagctgctgctctcacCACAGGTGCTGGTGTCGAGCAGCATCGGCAACAACAAGGGCCGCCTGAGCAACAACACTGGTCCTGATGCgttcaccaccgctgcaacAGCCCTTCCTGCTACCCACATCGATCTCAACGCCATTGACATGGCGGGCCGCACACCGCTCTTCTACGCCGCCTACGTCGGCAACacgacagcggtgcagcgcctAATACGCTTCGGCGGCGCAACACTGCTGTGCGGTAAGGCAGACAAGGACGGATACACGCCGCTGCACATCGCGgttcggcagcggcacgctgACATTGTGGAGCTGCTCATCCGTCACTCGAACCAGTTGTtgggcagcgccgcaggaggagggcgtgGGCAGCCGAGGGATATCTtcgcggagctgctcgccAGCACCAACGGTGGGGGTGGTTCCACCGGACGCTCGTTGCGCGGCGGAACGCGCCGCGGCTCGCACCACAGCCCCACCACCAGCTCCCACGGAGCGGGCAGGTCTTCGTCGGCGGATCCCGCGGGTATCGCCAAGCTGGAGCTACTTGTGAATGTGGAGGCGGAAGAAAGCGCCACGCACATGACGGCACTGGAGATGGCGATCAAAGCGTGGCAGCCAACCTCTTCGGCCTCCCTGTCAGAGGCGGAGGAACTGCAGAAAGGGCAGCTCCTGCGCATCGCCTCGGTGCTACTAGCCGAAGCGCAGGCGAGCCCGCTACGACCGAGCGGACTGGCCAacggcggtgcgctgctgcaccgcgctgTTGCTGACGGGGCGGTGGAAATGGCGGAGTTACTTCTGTCGCACTACGCGGACCCCAACGAAGCCAATGATGTGAATGAGACGCCGCTGTTTCTCGCTCTCAGACTCGCCGCCCCTCGCGTGAGCTCAGcagagcaggcgcagcagcaccgccaccgtcgcaccTCCCTTGTTCGGGTGCTCCTGCAGTACGGCGCCACCCCCTacgcgcagagcagcgccaaTTTACAGACACCAATGCATCTCGCGGCGAGTAGCCTGGGCGACGCTGACGAGATTCTTCAACTCCTCTTCTACTCGACCCCCgaggccggcggcagcagcgttgcagcacgcaggcggcggcatgaACAGCAGAGACACCACCGAGCACCATCCAACGCGGCGAACGGTACGGACGGGACCTCACGAGGAGAGAGCTATTCCCtggggggtggcggcgggggcATGGAAGGCAGCAGTAGTGCCAGGAgacgccacagcggcagcggcgtcgggTCCATCGCCGGACGCAAGGGCCTCCTCGAGCgacgcgcacagcagcgccgcgcctcGCCGTCTTCGTCATTGCCAGGCAGGGCTGCGAACGCATCCCCAGCGTCTCGCCGCAAGCAGTGGAGAGCTGCCGCCTTGTCAGACAACGAGCACAGCGAAGGTCTCGCTGACTTGGATGGACTTGCCGATGACCAAGCGTCTCTAGCGAACAGCAGCTTTGGCTACCGCGACGCTCGCAATAGTAGCGTTACCAGCGTGGAGCAGGGGAATTCAGACCAGAGTCTAAGGGGCACAGTGGGAGTGCTCGCGCCTGCTAcccgcggtggcgccgatGAGGATGTGCCGCAGGAGGAATACGAGCAATTCCTCCAGCGACtggcgcagtggcagtgcGCGGACCACTTACTGGAGCCAGAGAAATGCTGGTTACTGACGGATGCGCAGGGGCAGACGCCACTGCACGTCCTCTGCAGTCGTTCCTCACGCGCCCTTCAGTACAGCTCAGCTGTGGTGAAGCTTCTCGACGACCTGCAAGCCGTGACGCGCACAAACTCAGTAATtactgctgcggctgctggtgtTTTCGACGGCGTGCTTGACGACGATCATGTACTCGCGTTGTGCTGGCGACTTCCCGATGCGCATGGCCGCACGCCGTTGCACATTGCGGCGCAGAGCGGCTTCGTGGAGGCGATAGAGCGTATTCTACAGCAGGCTCCGCAATGCGCTCTCGCTGTGGATATGCAAGGTCGGACGCCGCTGCACGCATGTGTGTTGATGGCCGCCTCGACAACCACTCCAACAGCCGTCACTGCAGGCGCATcgggcgacgacgacgacgacgtcggcGATGACCACATCACGCAGCACAAGGCATCGAAGGAAGACGTGGCGGAGCGCGCTACGCAACTTCGCCGCACGTTGTCACTGCTACGTGGTGTGATTACCGCCGACAACAACGCGGCGGCCGGGGCGAcaaagctgccgctgcagctgcagggggCGCCGTTGCGTCGCGCCGCTGGCGATATCATGCCGTCACTCTCGATGAAGGCGACCACGACAAGGTGCACCACCGGCAGGAACGCCGCAGCATCACACTCCTCCGCTCAGCGCGTGGTCgcctcgctggtgcagccGTCGTCCATAAcggctcagctgcagcgctggcagcagTCACGTCACTGGGGATGTCCTGCCCTCGCGATGAAGGGCATCGGCACCGGCATGAGCACAGCGTCTAGGGACGGTtcggccgccgcagcagcaccagcctcGCGCTACTTGCAGTCGAGCGGCGGTGCCTCAACCTTGTCAAGTGCCACAAGTGAGTGGAAGGCAtatgcgcagctgccggatGGACAAGGGCGGACAGCGCTactgctggcggcggaggtCGGCAACGTCAGCGCTGCTCGAGAGCTCCTGAAGATCCTGTAG
- a CDS encoding kinesin, putative (TriTrypDB/GeneDB-style sysID: LpmP.05.0610): MPKVRGEEGIGVYLRIRPPPTSQQSRLLATGGGTAETASSFESTRGAGQPPRSFQYDVEESFEKSVLHLHTAQRLVQEAQRATAGPSPPLSSSASAGSPRGGGGGGGIKNTAVVDDVVNNTVVDFQYRFNRVFRPNATQEDVFTTVAKGCVESVLDGLNSTVFAYGQTGSGKTYSITGGTASYQERGLIPRALAMIYEEVARQREGGGGRRRHSSSTEATGEDDTSGGGSTTYTITMSYLQIYNDKGQDLLNHGSDARTLEELPAVTIHEMEDDIVLKGLEQHSAPTLADALNLLFLGDTNRLYCETPMNKTSSRSHCIFTIYLEARTTLSSVVRRSKLNLVDLAGSERVSKTGVSGTILMEAKHINLSLHFLEQVIVALSEKAKGVRDHVPYRNSFLTMALRDSLGRNCKTVMLATVHVVVSQVAETISTCQFAQRVAMIQQAPQVNLETDPVLLVRKLRVEVAQLKDEVAYLRAHGGGGGATLLAADRTLTADEKNVCRGMVEAYIQKAAVDGDWCSRLTGFDGDMARMYYCYEVLRERLVRGGGGVRQDTQQEQRLAASEEQVTALRHSLQLKENELQMLLTVLKKAGGTGAMGSVGAAGGEVGLGAAGVRYNAAAQTPHSSGGNGSISENGEGEALRRGSFSFTGLRSSSASRCANASETQNDEQQQQLEVSLRQSIYRDAQKLAAQLRWSSGAARTQATTTAAPPHTERTVEAALTRVTTLAQEGQFTAAEVAATTEFLESKREYQRHVESSHEPHEGDNNNEGGSGSSGSDGDNGRTVVDVLMDEQLLQNRAQALEAFKASYEAQHKVEETKQLLRPKYAACKSTAQQLNACVDAIKQLKTKIQRRRAERAADGSNVVDAEEAAWLAELSSTKERYNVHAVQLRHDKEEIDGMHAYLKHSQEQLACDFERWFSARQQQVQLALQQQQRHAQCQHEQEKRMELTDGLRAVLGASPVNTPSSEKPNPKACALQAPSPHGGTSDTASTISSIQGGSSLTFSPLLSAAQPQRSYAFSASNAMSTVPLPPNANGNGGLPAASSSSAMQTLVRGERRLASLPMTLSDGQLRPADVASARLSPPPTVQRDGVSATPPSAPLGFAGPARNTWATALTMGGGAATTPSPTRPFHLLPIDDASATSHTAPSVALANGTAFTLTTTAEKKPSNPYFPQFPSTGNAAADAQLAELYKAREAMRKQFQ; this comes from the coding sequence atgcCGAAGGTCcgcggcgaggagggcatCGGGGTGTACCTCCGCATCCGACCGCCGCCGACATCACAGCAGAGTCGCCTGctcgccaccggcggcggcactgcagagACCGCTAGCTCATTCGAGTCCACGCGCGGAGCCGGCCAGCCCCCGCGTAGCTTCCAGTACGACGTAGAAGAGAGCTTTGAAAAGTCAGTCTTGCACCTGCACACCGCGCAGAGActcgtgcaggaggcgcagcgcgcgaCGGCAgggccatcaccgccgctgtcgtcctCAGCCTCTGCGGGCAGCCCacgcggtggtggggggggcggcggcatcaAAAACACCGCTGTTGTTGACGACGTCGTGAACAACACCGTCGTTGATTTTCAGTACCGCTTTAACCGCGTGTTCAGGCCGAACGCAACGCAGGAGGACGTCTTCACCACTGTTGCGAAGGGGTGTGTGGAGTCGGTGCTGGATGGCCTGAACAGCACCGTCTTTGCCTACGGCCAGacaggcagcggcaagacgTACAGCATCACGGGCGGAACAGCGAGCTACCAAGAGCGTGGCCTCATCCCACGCGCACTGGCCATGATCTACGAGGAAGTggcacggcagcgcgagggcggcggtggtcgacgccggcacagcagcagcaccgaggcCACAGGTGAGGACGATACCAGTGGTGGAGGCTCCACGACGTACACCATCACCATGTCGTACCTTCAGATCTACAACGACAAGGGGCAAGATCTGCTCAATCATGGCAGCGACGCTcgcacgctggaggagctgccgGCTGTCACGATACACGAAATGGAGGACGACATTGTGCTCAAGGGActcgagcagcacagcgcccCGACGCTTGCGGACGCCCTGAACCTTCTGTTCCTCGGCGACACAAACCGTCTGTACTGCGAGACGCCAATGAACAAGACGTCGTCGCGCTCGCACTGCATCTTCACGATTTACCTCGAGGCCCGCACCACCCTTTCCTCCGTCGTGCGTCGCTCCAAGCTGAACCTCGTCGATCTCGCCGGTAGCGAGCGCGTAAGCAAGACGGGTGTGTCGGGCACGATCTTGATGGAGGCGAAACATAtcaacctctctctccacttcctCGAGCAAGTCATCGTGGCACTCagcgagaaggcgaagggggTACGCGATCACGTGCCGTACCGCAACTCGTTTCTcacgatggcgctgcgcgacagCCTTGGTCGTAACTGCAAGACAGTCATGCTCGCCACAGTgcacgtcgtcgtctcgCAGGTGGCGGAGACGATCAGCACATGCCAGTTTGCACAGCGTGTGGCAATGATTCAGCAGGCACCGCAGGTGAACTTGGAGACGGACccggtgctgctcgtgcgCAAACTGCGCGTAGAGGTAGCACAGCTGAAGGACGAGGTCGCCTACCTCCgcgcgcacggcggcggtggtggtgcaacATTACTTGCGGCTGACCGCACGTTGACAGCAGATGAGAAGAACGTATGCCGCGGCATGGTAGAGGCATACATCCAGAAGGCTGCCGTGGACGGCGACTGGTGCTCCCGCCTCACCGGCTTTGATGGAGACATGGCTCGCATGTATTACTGTTATGAGGTTCTGCGTGAGCGTCtcgtgcgcggcggcggtggcgtacGCCAGGATAcacagcaggagcagcggctggcAGCGAGCGAAGAGCAGGTGACGGCACTTCGGCACAGTCTACAGCTCAAAGAAAACGAGCTGCAGATGCTGTTGACGGTGCTCAAGAAGGCAGGAGGCACTGGCGCAATGGGCAGTGTTGGCGCGGCTGGTGGCGAGGTAGgcctcggtgctgccggtgtgCGGTACAACGCGGCTGCACAGACACcgcacagcagtggcggcaacgGCTCCATCAGCGAgaacggagagggggaggcctTGCGGCGTGGCTCATTCAGTTTCACAGGATTACGAAGCAGCTCCGCAAGTCGATGCGCAAATGCCAGCGAAACACAGAacgacgagcagcagcagcagctggaggtcTCACTGAGGCAGAGCATCTACCGCGACGCGCAGAAGCTAGCTGCTCAGCTGCGCTGGTCAAGTGGGGCAGCACGTACACAAGCCACGacgactgcagcgccgccgcacacGGAGAGGACAGTCGAGGCGGCCCTGACTCGTGTCACCACCCTTGCGCAAGAAGGCCAATTCACAGCGGCCGAGGTTGCAGCCACCACCGAGTTCCTTGAGAGCAAGCGTGAGTACCAGCGGCACGTCGAAAGCTCACACGAGCCCCACGAAggagacaacaacaacgagggcggcagcggcagcagtggtagcGACGGTGACAACGGTCGTACTGTGGTGGACGTGCTGATGGACGAGCAGCTTCTGCAGAACCGCGCGCAGGCGCTCGAAGCTTTCAAGGCGTCCTACGAAGCTCAGCacaaggtggaggagacgaagcagctgctccgtcCCAAGTACGCAGCCTGCAAAtccacggcgcagcagctcaacGCCTGCGTAGATGCCATCAAACAGCTGAAGACCAAGATCCAGCGCCGGCGAGCCGAGCGAGCGGCGGACGGCAGCAATGTCGTGGACGCCGAGGAAGCCGCGTGGCTGGCGGAGCTGAGCTCGACCAAGGAGCGCTACAATGTACACGCCGTGCAACTGCGGCACGACAAGGAAGAAATCGACGGCATGCACGCCTACCTCAAGCACTcacaggagcagctggcgTGCGACTTTGAGCGTTGGTTcagcgcacggcagcagcaggtgcagttggctctgcagcagcaacagcggcacgcGCAGTGCCAGCATGAGCAGGAGAAACGAATGGAGCTAACGGATGGCTTGCGAGCGGTGCTCGGAGCATCACCAGTCAACACCCCATCGTCCGAGAAGCCAAACCCGAAGGCGTGTGCCTTGCAGGCACCGTCACCGCATGGCGGCACCAGCGACACGGCAAGCACAATCAGTAGTATCCAAGGTGGTAGCAGCCTGACCTTTTCACCACTGCTCTCCGCCGCTCAGCCACAGCGCTCCTATGCGTTCTCGGCCAGCAACGCCATGAGTACTGTGCCGCTCCCGCCCAACGCGAATGGCAATGGTGGGCttccagcagcgtcgtcgtcatccgCTATGCAAACGCTTGTGCGGGGTGAGCGCCGCCTcgcatcgctgccgatgACCTTGAGCGATGGGCAGCTGCGCCCTGCGGACGTGGCCTCAGCACGCTTATCGCCGCCGCCTACGGTGCAGCGAGATGGCGTCAGTGCAACTCCACCGTCTGCCCCGCTAGGGTTCGCGGGGCCAGCGCGGAACACCTGGGCAACCGCGTTGACCATGGGTGGCGGGGCAGCAACCACGCCGAGTCCGACGCGACCGTTTCATCTCCTGCCGATCGACGacgcctccgccaccagcCACACGGCCCCGTCTGTCGCCCTTGCCAACGGCACCGCCTTTACCCTCACTACCACTGCCGAAAAGAAGCCGAGCAACCCGTACTTTCCGCAGTTCCCGTCTACcggcaacgccgccgcggatgctcagctggcggagctctacaaggcgagagaggcaatGCGCAAGCAGTTCCAGTGA